One part of the Raphanus sativus cultivar WK10039 chromosome 7, ASM80110v3, whole genome shotgun sequence genome encodes these proteins:
- the LOC108817055 gene encoding protein TIFY 10B: MTSSAECWESSGERKKVLEKKPSFSQTCSRLSRYLKEKGSFGDLSLGLTCNPDLHGAFGVSREPTMMNLFPSTAAQDVKPPKSDVIPRQSSFSSSSSPGGAKEEVDKIMDTKSVNVESLSAPLTIFYGGQVMVFDDFPAEKAKQVIDLAHKASAKSFTSELNSSQIAYTQNIASNHKEFASTTPNPVSIHVKTAAPEPIQANKSSLACGNELPIARRASLHRFLEKRKDRISSKAPYQIDGSTEASSKPNAPWLGSQ; encoded by the exons ATGACGAGTTCTGCCGAGTGTTGGGAATCCTCCGGTGAGAGGAAGAAGGTGCTTGAGAAGAAGCCGAGCTTCTCGCAGACATGTAGTCGATTGAGTCGTTATCTCAAGGAGAAGGGTAGCTTCGGAGATCTCAGCTTAGGGTTGACATGCAACCCCGACCTCCATG GAGCTTTTGGTGTGTCACGTGAGCCCACGATGATGAATCTCTTCCCTTCTACGGCTGCTCAAGACGTTAAACCACCGAAGAGTGATGTGATTCCTCGGCAATCAagcttttcttcttcctcttcccctGGAGGAGCCAAGGAAGAAGTCGATAAGATCATGGATACTaa ATCTGTGAACGTGGAGTCTCTATCTGCGCCATTGACCATATTCTACGGCGGTCAAGTTATGGTGTTTGATGATTTTCCTGCTGAGAAAGCCAAGCAAGTCATTGACTTGGCTCACAAAGCAAGTGCTAAAAGCTTCACATCTGAACTGAACAGTAGCCAGATTGCTTATACTCAAAACATTGCCAGTAATCATAAAGAGTTTGCTTCCACTACCCCAAATCCAGTTTCTATTCATGTGAAAACGGCTGCACCAGAGCCAATCCAAGCCAACAAATCCTCTTTAGCTTGCGGTAACG AACTCCCAATTGCTAGAAGAGCTTCACTTCATCGATTCCTTGAGAAGAGAAAGGATAG GATTTCATCAAAGGCACCGTACCAGATAGACGGTTCTACCGAAGCATCTTCCAAGCCTAACGCACCTTGGCTCGGTTCCCAGTAA
- the LOC108814771 gene encoding 30S ribosomal protein S9, chloroplastic → MALSVSNLASSLSSLSFSSQVSQGPTTLSFPRTNSVFSLPAKSARRASLSITATVEDPAEVAEDTMELKKYVKSRLPGGFAAQKIIGTGRRKCAIARVVLQEGTGKVIINYRDAKEYLQGNPLWLQYVKVPLVTLGYENSYDVFVKAHGGGLSGQAQAITLGVARALLKVSADHRSPLKKEGLLTRDARVVERKKVGLKKARKAPQFSKR, encoded by the exons ATGGCGTTGTCGGTTTCAAACCTCGCCTCTTcactctcctctctctctttctcttcccaGGTCTCTCAGGGACCAACCACCCTCTCCTTCCCCAGGACGAACTCGGTGTTCTCACTGCCGGCGAAATCAGCTCGTCGCGCCTCTCTCTCAATCACCGCCACGGTGGAAGATCCCGCGGAGGTAGCGGAGGATACGATGGAGCTGAAGAAGTACGTGAAATCGAGGCTTCCGGGAGGCTTCGCAGCTCAGAAAATCATAGGCACGGGTCGGCGTAAGTGCGCCATAGCTCGTGTCGTTCTCCAAGAAGGCACCGGCAAAGTTATTATTAACTATCGCGATGCCAAG GAGTACCTACAGGGCAACCCACTGTGGCTTCAGTACGTTAAAGTGCCATTAGTGACACTGGGTTACGAGAACAGCTACGACGTGTTTGTGAAAGCCCATGGTGGCGGTCTCTCTGGTCAAGCTCAAGCCATTACTCTCGGAGTTGCTCGTGCCCTCTTGAAGGTGAGTGCGGACCATAGATCGCCGTTGAAGAAGGAAGGTTTACTCACCAGAGACGCGAGAGTCGTTGAGAGAAAGAAGGTTGGGCTCAAGAAGGCCCGTAAAGCACCACAGTTCTCCAAGCGTTAA
- the LOC108817053 gene encoding elongation of fatty acids protein 3-like, producing the protein MAAQTVKYWLTEHPNIVNFRWSPTQSYASTWFFLFTAVSSYVIAAVSLHVLLAILRRRRGLSLGPVPALHSLAMALISAVIFVGILLSAAAEIRDTRWLWRRTRTTALQWFLCFPVGTRASGRVFFWSYAFYLSRFLHLFRTFFAVIRRRKLSFFQLINQSSLLCISFLWLEYSQSFQVVAILLTTVSYAVVYGYRFWTAIGLRGACFPLVVNCQAVLLGCLTVCHVGVLCIHLVKRGGCNGIGAWLFNSVLNAVISLLYLKFYVKTRSLSPRKQ; encoded by the exons ATGGCGGCTCAGACCGTGAAATACTGGCTAACGGAGCACCCCAACATCGTTAACTTCCGTTGGAGTCCAACTCAATCATACGCCTCCACGTGGTTTTTCCTCTTCACCGCCGTTTCATCATACGTCATCGCCGCCGTCTCTCTCCACGTCCTCCTTGCGATCCTCCGACGACGGCGCGGCCTCTCCCTCGGCCCCGTCCCGGCTCTGCACAGCCTAGCCATGGCTCTGATCTCCGCCGTCATCTTCGTCGGGATCCTCCTCTCCGCCGCCGCTGAGATCCGCGACACGCGCTGGCTGTGGCGGCGAACGCGGACCACGGCGCTCCAGTGGTTCCTCTGTTTTCCCGTGGGGACACGCGCTTCGGGACGCGTGTTCTTCTGGTCGTACGCGTTTTACCTCTCTCGGTTCCTTCATCTGTTCAGAACCTTCTTCGCGGTGATACGACGTCGTAAGCTCAGCTTCTTCCAGCTCATCAACCAGTCTTCTCTCCTCTGTATCTCCTTCCTCTGGCTCGAGTACTCCCAGTCCTTCCAG GTTGTGGCGATACTACTGACGACCGTTTCTTACGCCGTCGTGTACGGTTACAGATTCTGGACGGCGATCGGGTTACGTGGCGCGTGTTTTCCGTTGGTCGTTAACTGCCAGGCCGTATTGTTGGGGTGTTTGACGGTGTGCCACGTAGGCGTATTGTGCATACACCTGGTCAAACGCGGAGGTTGTAACGGTATCGGTGCTTGGCTGTTTAACTCCGTTCTAAACGCCGTTATCTCGTTGCTCTACTTGAAGTTTTACGTCAAGACGCGTTCGTTAAGCCCAcgtaaacaataa
- the LOC108816725 gene encoding E3 ubiquitin-protein ligase RMA1H1, with translation MSLSNEEDVSSNFGCNICLEMAREPIVTLCGHLFCWPCLYRWIHFHSQSNHCPVCKAPVKEDSLVPLYGSGKPSSDPRSNPAAKIPNRPSAPAAPRLETARPRLRQRHHHESNFFGGFASVPGGARFGNFLL, from the coding sequence ATGTCTTTGAGCAACGAGGAAGACGTTTCGAGCAACTTTGGATGCAACATATGTCTTGAAATGGCGAGAGAACCGATCGTGACATTATGTGGTCATTTGTTCTGCTGGCCTTGTCTGTACAGATGGATCCATTTCCATTCCCAATCGAATCACTGCCCTGTTTGTAAAGCTCCGGTCAAGGAAGACAGTTTGGTTCCTTTGTACGGATCCGGGAAGCCATCTTCTGACCCGAGATCGAATCCTGCTGCTAAAATCCCGAATCGACCATCTGCACCTGCTGCACCTAGGCTTGAAACAGCTCGTCCTCGTCTCCGACAAAGACATCATCACGAGTCTAATTTCTTTGGAGGGTTTGCTTCAGTTCCAGGTGGTGCACGGTTCGGTAACTTCTTGTTGTAG
- the LOC108817052 gene encoding 3-oxoacyl-[acyl-carrier-protein] synthase II, chloroplastic, with translation MVGAASSSCYASPLCTWFVAACMSVSHGGGDSRQAVAFKSTGRSRRSNSKCSAFPGSGSSVQHALVTTCNQYSNNSSSNALSSLFGSNSVSLNRNQRRLNRAASSGGAMAIAMDMDKEAMVINKPPTEQRRVVVTGMGVETSLGHDPNTFYENLLQGNSGISQIENFDCSEFPTRIAGEIKSFSTEGWVAPKLSKRMDKFMLYLLTAGKKALVDGGVTEEVMAEFDKAKCGVLIGSAMGGMKVFQDAIEAMKISYKKMNPFCVPFATTNMGSAMLALDLGWMGPNYSISTACATSNFCILNSANHIIKGEADVMLCGGSDSVIIPIGLGGFVACRALSQRNNDPTKASRPWDSNRDGFVMGEGAGVLLLEELEHAKKRGATIYAEFLGGSFTCDAYHMTEPRPDGAGVILCIERALADAGISKEQINYINAHATSTPAGDLKEYQALSHCFGQNPELKVNSTKSMIGHLLGAAGAVEAVATVQAIRTGWVHPNINLESPDNGVDTKLLVGPEKERLNIKAALSNSFGFGGHNSSIIFAPYK, from the exons ATGGTGGGTGCTGCGTCGTCTTCCTGTTACGCATCTCCCCTATGCACCTGGTTCGTCGCTGCTTGCATGTCCGTCTCTCACGGCGGCGGAGATTCCCGACAAGCCGTCGCTTTCAAATCTACCGGGCGGAGTCGTCGAAGCAACAGCAAATGCTCTGCCTTTCCTGGATCCGGTAGTAGCGTTCAGCACGCTCTCGTCACGACTTGTAATCAGTACAGcaacaacagcagcagcaaTGCCTTGTCTTCTCTCTTCGGATCGAACTCTGTTTCTCTCAATCGGAACCAGAGGAGATTGAATCGAGCAGCTAGTTCCG GTGGAGCCATGGCAATTGCGATGGATATGGATAAGGAAGCCATGGTTATAAATAAACCCCCTACGGAGCAGCGCCGGGTTGTGGTGACAGGGATGGGAGTTGAAACCTCACTTGGTCATGACCCTAACACCTTTTACGAGAATCTCCTACAAGGCAACAGTGGTATTAGCCAGATTGAGAATTTTGATTGTTCTGAGTTTCCTACG AGAATTGCTGGAGAGATCAAATCCTTCTCTACTGAAGGATGGGTTGCTCCAAAACTCTCTAAGAGGATGGACAAGTTCATGCTCTATCTTCTCACTGCTGGCAAGAAAGCTTTGGTTGATGGTGGTGTAACTGAAGAAGTTATGGCAGAGTTTGACAAAGCCAAATGCGGAGTCTTGATTGGCTCTGCAATGGGTGGCATGAAG GTTTTCCAAGATGCTATTGAAGCTATGAAGATCTCTTACAAGAAGATGAATCCTTTCTGTGTGCCCTTCGCGACAACAAACATGGGTTCTGCTATGCTTGCTTTGGATCTG GGATGGATGGGGCCAAACTATTCTATCTCAACTGCTTGTGCAACAAGCAACTTTTGCATTCTGAATTCAGCAAACCACATTATTAAAGGGGAAGCT GATGTAATGCTCTGTGGTGGCTCAGATTCAGTTATTATTCCAATAG GATTGGGAGGTTTTGTTGCATGCCGGGCTCTTTCACAGAGGAATAATGATCCTACAAAAGCTTCACGCCCTTGGGATAGC AATCGAGATGGTTTCGTGATGGGAGAGGGAGCTGGAGTTTTGCTTTTGGAAGAACTTGAACATGCTAAG AAAAGAGGAGCAACAATCTACGCAGAGTTCCTTGGTGGGAGTTTCACATGTGATGCCTACCACATGACCGAGCCTCGCCCTGATG GGGCTGGTGTGATTCTGTGTATCGAGAGAGCATTAGCTGATGCTGGGATTTCAAAGGAACAGATCAACTATATAAATGCACATGCAACCTCAACACCAGCTGGAGATCTTAAGGAGTATCAAGCCCTTTCTCACTGTTTTGGCCAAAATCCTGAG CTGAAAGTAAATTCCACAAAATCTATGATTGGACACTTGCTGGGAGCTGCTGGGGCCGTTGAAGCTGTCGCCACCGTGCAG GCAATAAGGACCGGATGGGTTCATCCAAATATCAACCTCGAGAGTCCAGACAATGGAGTG GATACAAAATTGCTGGTGGGTCCTGAGAAGGAGAGATTGAACATTAAAGCAGCCTTGTCAAATTCTTTCGGGTTTGGTGGCCATAACTCCAGCATCATTTTTGCTCCTTACAAGTGA